A genomic window from Parasteatoda tepidariorum isolate YZ-2023 chromosome 10, CAS_Ptep_4.0, whole genome shotgun sequence includes:
- the LOC107445952 gene encoding WAG22 antigen isoform X25 — MTWFTQLSLAFLLALCFHSKFAAGQGSPWDSMAKADAFMQNFLNCARQSGVFTREQMDDMSSIGEIMMSAMGSMEGKVTPHKLQALNTAFASAVAEIAISDAGGQNIQATTDAITNAMSSAFFQTTGGSNAAFVNEIRTLINMFAQASGNAIATGGAASAAAAASAGGSGGYGTGPSSAPSTATLYAQGPSQTMTAYRPSQATASATSTTTSYVQGPAQTVTSYRPSQIVTSYTPAQSVTQTSYGSSEIVTTSSGTTRGYGGQQGSGATTTYGGEGGIGAQRGYGQGYGSGATGQGGSGSSAASASAAAAAAGGAGGQGGYGQGGNGYGQGGYGSGEFGQRGSGSNAATSASSTAATNQVSGSGRFEEIISWRSGGNGQGGSGSSAASATAAGGAGGEGGYGLGGYGQYGQGGSGSSAASSAAAASGGAGGEGGYGQGGYGPGQGGYRPGQYGQGGSSAASAAAAAAGGAGGEGGYGQGGYGPGQYGQGGSGSSAASSAAAAAASGGAGGEGGYGQGGYGPGQGGYGPGQYGQGGSSAASAAAAAAAAGGSAGGLGGEGGYGQGGYGSGGYGQGGSGSSAASAAAAAAGGAGGQGGYGQSGYGSGQGGYGSGQYGQRGSGSSAASAAAAASGGAGGEGGYGTGQYGQGGSGSSAASAAAAAAAGGAGGEGGYGQGGYGPGQGGYGPGQYGQGGSGSSAASASAAAAAAGGAGGKGGYGQGAYGPGQYGQGGSGSSSAAAAAAAGGSGGEGGYGQGGYGTGQYGQGGSGSSAASASAAAAAAGGAGGKGGYGQGAYGPGQYGQGGSGSSSAAAAAAAGGSGGEGGYGQGGYGTGQYGPGGSGSSAASAAAAARGAGGEGGYGQGGYGPGQYGPGGSGSSAAAAAAAAGGAGGEGGYGQGGYGTGQYGQGGSGSSAASAAAAAGGAGGEGGYGQGGYGPGQYGQGGSGSSAAAAAAAGGAGGEGGYGQGSYGPGQYGQGGPGSSAASAAAASAAAGGAGGEGGYGQGGYGSGQGGFGPGQYGQGGSSAASAAASAAGGAGGEGGYGQGGYGQGGSGSSAASAAAAAAGGGAGGEGGYGQGSYGPGQYGQGGPGSSAASAAAASAGGAGGEGGYGQGGYGSGQGGYGPGQYGQGGSSAASAAAAGGAGGEGGYGPGQYGQGGSGSSAASAAAAAGSAGGEGGYGTGQYGQGGAGSSAASAAAAGGSGGEGGYGPGRRGYGPGQYGQGGSGSSAASAAAAAAAGGAGGEGGYGTGQYGQGGSGSSAASAAAGGAGGEGGYGQGGYGPGQYGQGGSGSGAASAASSTAASNGVGGSGGFEEIISWRSGGYGQSGSTSASSATSGVGGPGGAPGGYGQGGVGALGPGASSSAASSAATGGAGGYGPGGYGRTGAGGSSASATAAASAISSPAATSRISSVASRMVSGGRVNVSNLSNTLGSVVSQVRAGNPGASECDVTIQALMELMTALVHVLGSASIGNVNYGASAQSAEVVRQSIQTAFG, encoded by the exons ATGACTTGGTTTACTCAACTTTCTCTAGCTTTTCTTCTAGCTCTATGCTTTCACAGCAAATTTGCTGCTGGACAAGGAAGTCCATGGGACAGCATGGCAAAAGCTGAtgcatttatgcaaaattttttgaattgtgctCGTCAAAGTGGAGTTTTTACTCGAGAGCAAATGGATGATATGAGTTCCATCGGAGAAATAATGATGAGTGCCATGGGCAGTATGGAAGGAAAAGTAACTCCCCACAAATTGCAAGCTTTGAATACAGCATTTGCATCTGCTGTGGCTGAAATTGCTATATCTGATGCAGGTGGACAGAATATTCAAGCGACCACTGATGCCATAACAAACGCAATGAGTTCAGCATTTTTCCAAACAACCGGTGGTAGTAATGCCGCATTTGTAAACGAAATCCGTACTTTAATAAACATGTTTGCTCAAGCCTCAGGAAATGCAATTGCGACTGGGGGTGCTGCGTCTGCTGCAGCAGCTGCATCCGCAGGAGGTTCAGGTGGTTACGGGACTGGTCCTAGTTCAGCACCATCAACTGCTACATTGTACGCTCAAGGCCCATCACAAACTATGACAGCATATAGACCCTCTCAGGCCACTGCATCCGCAACATCAACGACTACTTCATACGTACAAGGGCCAGCGCAGACAGTGACGTCCTACAGGCCCTCTCAAATTGTTACGTCTTACACACCTGCTCAATCAGTTACACAAACTTCATACGGATCAAGTGAAATAGTAACCACTTCTTCCGGAACAACTAGGGGATATGGTGGACAACAAGGATCAGGTGCCACAACTACATACGGGGGAGAAGGAGGTATAGGTGCACAAAGAGGATATGGACAGGGTTATGGATCAGGTGCGACAGGACAAGGAGGTTCAGGATCTAGCGCAGCCTCAGCATCAGCCGCCGCTGCAGCCGCAGGAGGAGCTGGTGGTCAAGGTGGATATGGACAAGGAGGTAATGGATATGGACAAGGAGGTTATGGATCAGGTGAATTTGGACAAAGAGGATCAGGATCTAATGCAGCTACATCTGCCTCTTCAACAGCTGCAACTAATCAAGTAAGCGGTTCAGGaagatttgaagaaataatttcatgGAGATCAGGAGGAAATGGGCAAGGTGGCTCTGGATCCAGTGCAGCTTCAGCAACAGCCGCAGGTGGAGCAGGAGGTGAAGGTGGATATGGACTAGGAGGTTATGGTCAATATGGACAAGGAGGATCAGGATCCAGCGCAGCTTCATCAGCTGCCGCAGCCTCAGGAGGTGCAGGCGGCGAAGGTGGATATGGACAAGGAGGTTATGGACCTGGTCAAGGAGGTTATAGACCTGGTCAATATGGACAAGGAGGATCCAGTGCAGCTTCAGCAGCGGCAGCAGCGGCAGGAGGTGCAGGCGGTGAAGGAGGATATGGACAAGGTGGATATGGACCTGGTCAATATGGACAAGGAGGATCAGGATCCAGCGCAGCTTCATCAGCTGCCGCAGCTGCAGCCTCAGGAGGTGCAGGCGGCGAAGGTGGATATGGACAAGGAGGTTATGGACCTGGTCAAGGAGGTTATGGACCTGGTCAATATGGACAAGGAGGATCCAGTGCAGCTTCAGCAGCAGCCGCAGCAGCAGCAGCCGGAGGTTCAGCAGGTGGATTAGGAGGTGAAGGTGGATACGGACAAGGAGGTTATGGATCTGGAGGATATGGACAGGGAGGGTCAGGTTCCAGTGCAGCTTCGGCAGCAGCTGCAGCCGCAGGTGGTGCAGGCGGGCAAGGTGGATATGGACAAAGTGGTTATGGATCTGGCCAAGGTGGTTATGGATCTGGTCAATATGGACAAAGAGGATCAGGATCCAGTGCAGCTTCAGCAGCAGCAGCAGCCTCAGGAGGTGCTGGTGGTGAAGGTGGATATGGAACTGGTCAATATGGACAAGGAGGATCAGGATCCAGTGCAGCTTCAGCAGCAGCAGCAGCAGCCGCAGGAGGTGCAGGAGGGGAAGGTGGATATGGACAAGGAGGTTATGGACCAGGTCAAGGAGGTTATGGACCTGGTCAATATGGGCAAGGAGGATCAGGATCCAGTGCAGCATCAGCGTCCGCAGCCGCTGCAGCCGCAGGAGGTGCAGGCGGTAAAGGTGGATATGGACAAGGAGCTTATGGACCTGGTCAATATGGACAAGGAGGATCAGGATCTAGTTCAGCTGCAGCAGCAGCAGCTGCAGGAGGTTCAGGCGGTGAGGGTGGATATGGACAAGGCGGATATGGAACTGGTCAATATGGACAAGGAGGATCTGGATCCAGTGCAGCATCAGCGTCCGCAGCCGCTGCAGCCGCAGGAGGTGCAGGCGGTAAAGGTGGATATGGACAAGGAGCTTATGGACCTGGTCAATATGGACAAGGAGGGTCAGGATCTAGTTCAGCTGCAGCAGCAGCAGCTGCGGGAGGTTCAGGCGGTGAGGGTGGATATGGACAAGGCGGATATGGAACTGGTCAATATGGACCTGGAGGATCTGGATCCAGTGCAGCTTCAGCAGCAGCAGCCGCAAGAGGTGCAGGCGGTGAAGGTGGATATGGACAAGGAGGCTATGGACCTGGTCAATATGGACCTGGAGGGTCAGGATCCAGTGCAGCTGCAGCAGCAGCAGCTGCAGGAGGTGCAGGCGGTGAGGGGGGATATGGACAAGGTGGATATGGAACTGGTCAATATGGACAAGGAGGATCTGGATCCAGTGCAGCTTCAGCAGCAGCAGCCGCAGGAGGTGCAGGCGGTGAAGGTGGATATGGACAAGGAGGCTATGGACCTGGTCAATATGGGCAAGGAGGGTCAGGATCCAGTGCAGCTGCAGCAGCAGCAGCAGGAGGTGCAGGCGGTGAAGGTGGATATGGACAAGGAAGTTATGGACCTGGTCAATATGGACAAGGTGGGCCAGGATCCAGTGCTGCTTCAGCAGCAGCAGCATCCGCAGCCGCAGGAGGTGCAGGCGGTGAAGGTGGATATGGACAAGGTGGTTATGGATCTGGCCAAGGAGGTTTTGGACCTGGTCAATATGGACAAGGAGGATCCAGTGCAGCTTCAGCAGCGGCATCAGCAGCAGGAGGTGCAGGCGGTGAAGGTGGATATGGACAAGGTGGATATGGACAAGGTGGGTCCGGATCCAGTGCAGCTTCAGCAGCAGCAGCAGCAGCAGGAG GAGGTGCAGGCGGTGAAGGTGGATATGGACAAGGAAGTTATGGACCTGGTCAATATGGACAAGGTGGGCCAGGATCCAGTGCTGCTTCAGCAGCAGCAGCATCCGCAGGAGGTGCAGGTGGTGAAGGTGGATATGGTCAAGGTGGTTATGGATCTGGCCAAGGAGGTTATGGACCTGGTCAATATGGACAAGGTGGATCCAGTGCAGCTTCAGCAGCGGCAGCAGGAGGTGCAGGCGGTGAAGGTGGATATGGACCTGGTCAATATGGACAAGGTGGGTCGGGATCCAGTGCAGCTTCAGCAGCAGCAGCCGCAGGAAGTGCCGGCGGTGAAGGTGGATATGGAACTGGTCAGTATGGACAAGGAGGAGCAGGATCCAGTGCAGCCTCTGCAGCAGCCGCAGGAGGTTCAGGCGGTGAAGGTGGATATGGGCCTGGTCGAAGAGGCTATGGACCTGGGCAATATGGACAAGGAGGGTCAGGATCTAGTGCTGCTTCAGCAGCGGCAGCAGCAGCTGCTGGAGGTGCAGGCGGTGAAGGTGGATATGGAACTGGTCAGTATGGACAAGGAGGATCAGGATCCAGTGCAGCTTCAGCAGCCGCAGGAGGTGCAGGCGGTGAAGGTGGATATGGACAGGGAGGTTATGGACCTGGTCAATATGGACAAGGAGGATCAGGATCTGGAGCAGCATCAGCAGCCTCTTCGACTGCAGCATCTAATGGAGTAGGTGGTTCAGGAGGATTTGAAGAAATAATCTCTTGGAGATCAGGTGGATATGGACAAAGTGGATCTACCTCAGCATCTTCAGCAACAAGTGGAGTAGGCGGTCCAGGAGGTGCACCTGGTGGATATGGTCAAGGAGGTGTAGGAGCGTTAGGTCCTGGTGCATCATCTTCCGCAGCGTCTTCAGCAGCAACTGGTGGTGCAGGAGGTTATGGTCCCGGTGGTTATGGCAGAACAGGAGCTGGTGGGTCATCCGCATCCGCAACTGCTGCAGCCTCAGCAATTTCATCACCAGCAGCAACTTCTCGAATTTCGTCTGTTGCATCAAGAATGGTGTCCGGAGGGCGAGTTAATGTTTCTAATCTTTCAAACACACTCGGAAGTGTAGTATCTCAAGTTAGAGCTGGTAACCCTGGAGCAT
- the LOC107445952 gene encoding WAG22 antigen isoform X21: MTWFTQLSLAFLLALCFHSKFAAGQGSPWDSMAKADAFMQNFLNCARQSGVFTREQMDDMSSIGEIMMSAMGSMEGKVTPHKLQALNTAFASAVAEIAISDAGGQNIQATTDAITNAMSSAFFQTTGGSNAAFVNEIRTLINMFAQASGNAIATGGAASAAAAASAGGSGGYGTGPSSAPSTATLYAQGPSQTMTAYRPSQATASATSTTTSYVQGPAQTVTSYRPSQIVTSYTPAQSVTQTSYGSSEIVTTSSGTTRGYGGQQGSGATTTYGGEGGIGAQRGYGQGYGSGATGQGGSGSSAASASAAAAAAGGAGGQGGYGQGGNGYGQGGYGSGEFGQRGSGSNAATSASSTAATNQVSGSGRFEEIISWRSGGNGQGGSGSSAASATAAGGAGGEGGYGLGGYGQYGQGGSGSSAASSAAAASGGAGGEGGYGQGGYGPGQGGYRPGQYGQGGSSAASAAAAAAGGAGGEGGYGQGGYGPGQYGQGGSGSSAASSAAAAAASGGAGGEGGYGQGGYGPGQGGYGPGQYGQGGSSAASAAAAAAAAGGSAGGLGGEGGYGQGGYGSGGYGQGGSGSSAASAAAAAAGGAGGQGGYGQSGYGSGQGGYGSGQYGQRGSGSSAASAAAAASGGAGGEGGYGTGQYGQGGSGSSAASAAAAAAAGGAGGEGGYGQGGYGPGQGGYGPGQYGQGGSGSSAASASAAAAAAGGAGGKGGYGQGAYGPGQYGQGGSGSSSAAAAAAAGGSGGEGGYGTGQYGPGGSGSSAASAAAAARGAGGEGGYGQGGYGPGQYGPGGSGSSAAAAAAAAGGAGGEGGYGQGGYGTGQYGQGGSGSSAASAAAAAGGAGGEGGYGQGGYGPGQYGQGGSGSSAAAAAAAGGAGGEGGYGQGSYGPGQYGQGGPGSSAASAAAASAAAGGAGGEGGYGQGGYGSGQGGFGPGQYGQGGSSAASAAASAAGGAGGEGGYGQGGYGQGGSGSSAASAAAAAAGGAGGEGGYGQGGYGQGGSGSSAAAAAAAGGAGGEGGYGQGSYGPGQYGQGGPGSSAASAAAASAGGAGGEGGYGQGGYGSGQGGYGPGQYGQGGSSAAAAAAAGGAGGEGGYGQGSYGPGQYGQGGPGSSAASAAAASAGGAGGEGGYGQGGYGSGQGGYGPGQYGQGGSSAASAAAAGGAGGEGGYGPGQYGQGGSGSSAASAAAAAGSAGGEGGYGTGQYGQGGAGSSAASAAAAGGSGGEGGYGPGRRGYGPGQYGQGGSGSSAASAAAAAAAGGAGGEGGYGTGQYGQGGSGSSAASAAAGGAGGEGGYGQGGYGPGQYGQGGSGSGAASAASSTAASNGVGGSGGFEEIISWRSGGYGQSGSTSASSATSGVGGPGGAPGGYGQGGVGALGPGASSSAASSAATGGAGGYGPGGYGRTGAGGSSASATAAASAISSPAATSRISSVASRMVSGGRVNVSNLSNTLGSVVSQVRAGNPGASECDVTIQALMELMTALVHVLGSASIGNVNYGASAQSAEVVRQSIQTAFG; the protein is encoded by the exons ATGACTTGGTTTACTCAACTTTCTCTAGCTTTTCTTCTAGCTCTATGCTTTCACAGCAAATTTGCTGCTGGACAAGGAAGTCCATGGGACAGCATGGCAAAAGCTGAtgcatttatgcaaaattttttgaattgtgctCGTCAAAGTGGAGTTTTTACTCGAGAGCAAATGGATGATATGAGTTCCATCGGAGAAATAATGATGAGTGCCATGGGCAGTATGGAAGGAAAAGTAACTCCCCACAAATTGCAAGCTTTGAATACAGCATTTGCATCTGCTGTGGCTGAAATTGCTATATCTGATGCAGGTGGACAGAATATTCAAGCGACCACTGATGCCATAACAAACGCAATGAGTTCAGCATTTTTCCAAACAACCGGTGGTAGTAATGCCGCATTTGTAAACGAAATCCGTACTTTAATAAACATGTTTGCTCAAGCCTCAGGAAATGCAATTGCGACTGGGGGTGCTGCGTCTGCTGCAGCAGCTGCATCCGCAGGAGGTTCAGGTGGTTACGGGACTGGTCCTAGTTCAGCACCATCAACTGCTACATTGTACGCTCAAGGCCCATCACAAACTATGACAGCATATAGACCCTCTCAGGCCACTGCATCCGCAACATCAACGACTACTTCATACGTACAAGGGCCAGCGCAGACAGTGACGTCCTACAGGCCCTCTCAAATTGTTACGTCTTACACACCTGCTCAATCAGTTACACAAACTTCATACGGATCAAGTGAAATAGTAACCACTTCTTCCGGAACAACTAGGGGATATGGTGGACAACAAGGATCAGGTGCCACAACTACATACGGGGGAGAAGGAGGTATAGGTGCACAAAGAGGATATGGACAGGGTTATGGATCAGGTGCGACAGGACAAGGAGGTTCAGGATCTAGCGCAGCCTCAGCATCAGCCGCCGCTGCAGCCGCAGGAGGAGCTGGTGGTCAAGGTGGATATGGACAAGGAGGTAATGGATATGGACAAGGAGGTTATGGATCAGGTGAATTTGGACAAAGAGGATCAGGATCTAATGCAGCTACATCTGCCTCTTCAACAGCTGCAACTAATCAAGTAAGCGGTTCAGGaagatttgaagaaataatttcatgGAGATCAGGAGGAAATGGGCAAGGTGGCTCTGGATCCAGTGCAGCTTCAGCAACAGCCGCAGGTGGAGCAGGAGGTGAAGGTGGATATGGACTAGGAGGTTATGGTCAATATGGACAAGGAGGATCAGGATCCAGCGCAGCTTCATCAGCTGCCGCAGCCTCAGGAGGTGCAGGCGGCGAAGGTGGATATGGACAAGGAGGTTATGGACCTGGTCAAGGAGGTTATAGACCTGGTCAATATGGACAAGGAGGATCCAGTGCAGCTTCAGCAGCGGCAGCAGCGGCAGGAGGTGCAGGCGGTGAAGGAGGATATGGACAAGGTGGATATGGACCTGGTCAATATGGACAAGGAGGATCAGGATCCAGCGCAGCTTCATCAGCTGCCGCAGCTGCAGCCTCAGGAGGTGCAGGCGGCGAAGGTGGATATGGACAAGGAGGTTATGGACCTGGTCAAGGAGGTTATGGACCTGGTCAATATGGACAAGGAGGATCCAGTGCAGCTTCAGCAGCAGCCGCAGCAGCAGCAGCCGGAGGTTCAGCAGGTGGATTAGGAGGTGAAGGTGGATACGGACAAGGAGGTTATGGATCTGGAGGATATGGACAGGGAGGGTCAGGTTCCAGTGCAGCTTCGGCAGCAGCTGCAGCCGCAGGTGGTGCAGGCGGGCAAGGTGGATATGGACAAAGTGGTTATGGATCTGGCCAAGGTGGTTATGGATCTGGTCAATATGGACAAAGAGGATCAGGATCCAGTGCAGCTTCAGCAGCAGCAGCAGCCTCAGGAGGTGCTGGTGGTGAAGGTGGATATGGAACTGGTCAATATGGACAAGGAGGATCAGGATCCAGTGCAGCTTCAGCAGCAGCAGCAGCAGCCGCAGGAGGTGCAGGAGGGGAAGGTGGATATGGACAAGGAGGTTATGGACCAGGTCAAGGAGGTTATGGACCTGGTCAATATGGGCAAGGAGGATCAGGATCCAGTGCAGCATCAGCGTCCGCAGCCGCTGCAGCCGCAGGAGGTGCAGGCGGTAAAGGTGGATATGGACAAGGAGCTTATGGACCTGGTCAATATGGACAAGGAGGATCAGGATCTAGTTCAGCTGCAGCAGCAGCAGCTGCAGGAGGTTCAGGCGGTGAGG GCGGATATGGAACTGGTCAATATGGACCTGGAGGATCTGGATCCAGTGCAGCTTCAGCAGCAGCAGCCGCAAGAGGTGCAGGCGGTGAAGGTGGATATGGACAAGGAGGCTATGGACCTGGTCAATATGGACCTGGAGGGTCAGGATCCAGTGCAGCTGCAGCAGCAGCAGCTGCAGGAGGTGCAGGCGGTGAGGGGGGATATGGACAAGGTGGATATGGAACTGGTCAATATGGACAAGGAGGATCTGGATCCAGTGCAGCTTCAGCAGCAGCAGCCGCAGGAGGTGCAGGCGGTGAAGGTGGATATGGACAAGGAGGCTATGGACCTGGTCAATATGGGCAAGGAGGGTCAGGATCCAGTGCAGCTGCAGCAGCAGCAGCAGGAGGTGCAGGCGGTGAAGGTGGATATGGACAAGGAAGTTATGGACCTGGTCAATATGGACAAGGTGGGCCAGGATCCAGTGCTGCTTCAGCAGCAGCAGCATCCGCAGCCGCAGGAGGTGCAGGCGGTGAAGGTGGATATGGACAAGGTGGTTATGGATCTGGCCAAGGAGGTTTTGGACCTGGTCAATATGGACAAGGAGGATCCAGTGCAGCTTCAGCAGCGGCATCAGCAGCAGGAGGTGCAGGCGGTGAAGGTGGATATGGACAAGGTGGATATGGACAAGGTGGGTCCGGATCCAGTGCAGCTTCAGCAGCAGCAGCAGCAGCAGGAGGTGCAGGCGGTGAAGGTGGATATGGACAAGGTGGATATGGACAAGGTGGGTCAGGATCCAGTGCAGCTGCAGCAGCAGCAGCAGGAGGTGCAGGCGGTGAAGGTGGATATGGACAAGGAAGTTATGGACCTGGTCAATATGGACAAGGTGGGCCAGGATCCAGTGCTGCTTCAGCAGCAGCAGCATCCGCAGGAGGTGCAGGTGGTGAAGGTGGATATGGTCAAGGTGGTTATGGATCTGGCCAAGGAGGTTATGGACCTGGTCAATATGGACAAGGTGGATCCAGTGCAGCTGCAGCAGCAGCAGCAGGAGGTGCAGGCGGTGAAGGTGGATATGGACAAGGAAGTTATGGACCTGGTCAATATGGACAAGGTGGGCCAGGATCCAGTGCTGCTTCAGCAGCAGCAGCATCCGCAGGAGGTGCAGGTGGTGAAGGTGGATATGGTCAAGGTGGTTATGGATCTGGCCAAGGAGGTTATGGACCTGGTCAATATGGACAAGGTGGATCCAGTGCAGCTTCAGCAGCGGCAGCAGGAGGTGCAGGCGGTGAAGGTGGATATGGACCTGGTCAATATGGACAAGGTGGGTCGGGATCCAGTGCAGCTTCAGCAGCAGCAGCCGCAGGAAGTGCCGGCGGTGAAGGTGGATATGGAACTGGTCAGTATGGACAAGGAGGAGCAGGATCCAGTGCAGCCTCTGCAGCAGCCGCAGGAGGTTCAGGCGGTGAAGGTGGATATGGGCCTGGTCGAAGAGGCTATGGACCTGGGCAATATGGACAAGGAGGGTCAGGATCTAGTGCTGCTTCAGCAGCGGCAGCAGCAGCTGCTGGAGGTGCAGGCGGTGAAGGTGGATATGGAACTGGTCAGTATGGACAAGGAGGATCAGGATCCAGTGCAGCTTCAGCAGCCGCAGGAGGTGCAGGCGGTGAAGGTGGATATGGACAGGGAGGTTATGGACCTGGTCAATATGGACAAGGAGGATCAGGATCTGGAGCAGCATCAGCAGCCTCTTCGACTGCAGCATCTAATGGAGTAGGTGGTTCAGGAGGATTTGAAGAAATAATCTCTTGGAGATCAGGTGGATATGGACAAAGTGGATCTACCTCAGCATCTTCAGCAACAAGTGGAGTAGGCGGTCCAGGAGGTGCACCTGGTGGATATGGTCAAGGAGGTGTAGGAGCGTTAGGTCCTGGTGCATCATCTTCCGCAGCGTCTTCAGCAGCAACTGGTGGTGCAGGAGGTTATGGTCCCGGTGGTTATGGCAGAACAGGAGCTGGTGGGTCATCCGCATCCGCAACTGCTGCAGCCTCAGCAATTTCATCACCAGCAGCAACTTCTCGAATTTCGTCTGTTGCATCAAGAATGGTGTCCGGAGGGCGAGTTAATGTTTCTAATCTTTCAAACACACTCGGAAGTGTAGTATCTCAAGTTAGAGCTGGTAACCCTGGAGCAT